The following proteins are encoded in a genomic region of Streptococcus gwangjuense:
- the rnr gene encoding ribonuclease R, with the protein MKDRIKEYLQDKGKVTVNDLAQALGKDGSKDFRELIKTLSLMERKHQIRFEEDGSLTLEVKKKHEITLKGIFHAHKNGFGFVSLEGEEDDLFVGKNDVNYAIDGDTVEVVIKKVADRNKGTAAEAKIIDILEHSLTTVVGQIVLDQEKPKYAGYIRSKNQKISQPIYVKKPALKLEGTEVLKVFIDKYPSKKHDFFVASVLDVVGHSTDVGIDVLEVLESMDIVSEFPEAVIKEAESVPDAPFQKDMEGRLDLRDEITFTIDGADAKDLDDAVHIKALKNGNIELGVHIADVSYYVTEGSALDKEALNRATSVYVTDRVVPMLPERLSNGICSLNPQVDRLTQSAIMEIDKHGRVVNYTITQTVIKTSFRMTYSDVNDIIAGDVEKRQEYQKIVPSIELMAKLHETLENMRVKRGALNFDTNEAKILVDKQGKPVDIVLRQRGVAERMIESFMLMANETVAEHFSKLDLPFIYRIHEEPKAEKVQKFIDYASSFGLRIYGTASEISQEALQDIMRTVEGEPYADVLSMMLLRSMQQARYSEHNHGHYGLAADYYTHFTSPIRRYPDLLVHRMIRDYGRSKEIAEHFEQVIPEIATQSSNRERRAIEAEREVEAMKKAEYMEEYVGQEYDAVVSSIVKFGLFVELPNTVEGLIHITNLPEFYHFNERDLTLRGEKSGTTFRVGQQIRIRVERADKMTGEIDFSYIPSEFDVIEKGLKQSNRSDRGRGSSRRSDKKEDKRKSGRSNDKRKHSQKDKKKKGKKPFYKEVAKKGAKHGKGRGKGRRTK; encoded by the coding sequence TGGGAAAAGATGGTTCCAAGGATTTTCGTGAGTTGATTAAAACCTTGTCCCTAATGGAAAGAAAGCATCAGATACGCTTTGAGGAAGATGGCAGTCTGACTTTGGAAGTCAAGAAAAAACATGAGATTACCCTCAAGGGGATTTTTCATGCCCATAAAAATGGCTTTGGCTTTGTCAGTCTAGAAGGCGAGGAGGACGACCTTTTTGTAGGGAAAAACGATGTCAACTATGCTATTGATGGAGATACAGTTGAGGTCGTGATTAAGAAAGTCGCTGACCGCAATAAGGGAACAGCAGCAGAAGCAAAAATTATCGATATCCTAGAACACAGTTTGACAACCGTTGTAGGTCAAATCGTTCTAGATCAGGAAAAGCCTAAGTATGCCGGCTATATCCGTTCGAAAAACCAGAAAATCAGTCAACCGATTTATGTTAAGAAACCAGCCCTTAAACTAGAAGGAACAGAAGTTCTCAAGGTCTTTATCGACAAATACCCAAGCAAGAAACATGATTTCTTTGTCGCGAGTGTCCTCGATGTAGTGGGTCATTCAACGGATGTCGGAATTGATGTCCTTGAGGTTTTGGAGTCTATGGACATTGTCTCAGAATTTCCAGAGGCTGTTATCAAAGAGGCAGAAAGTGTGCCTGATGCTCCGTTTCAAAAGGATATGGAGGGTCGTCTGGATCTGAGAGATGAGATTACCTTTACCATTGACGGTGCTGATGCCAAGGACTTGGATGACGCAGTTCACATCAAGGCTTTGAAAAATGGCAATATCGAACTTGGAGTTCACATCGCAGATGTTTCCTACTATGTGACTGAGGGTTCTGCTCTTGACAAGGAAGCCCTTAACCGCGCAACTTCTGTCTATGTGACAGACCGTGTGGTCCCAATGCTGCCAGAACGACTGTCAAATGGTATCTGCTCTCTCAATCCTCAAGTTGACCGCCTGACCCAGTCAGCTATTATGGAGATTGATAAACATGGTCGTGTGGTCAACTACACCATTACACAAACGGTAATCAAGACAAGCTTCCGTATGACCTATAGCGATGTCAATGATATTATAGCTGGCGACGTGGAAAAGAGACAAGAGTATCAGAAAATTGTCCCAAGTATTGAACTTATGGCTAAGCTCCATGAAACTCTAGAAAACATGCGTGTGAAACGTGGTGCCCTCAATTTCGATACCAACGAAGCGAAGATTTTAGTGGATAAACAAGGTAAGCCTGTTGATATTGTTCTTCGTCAGCGTGGTGTTGCTGAGCGCATGATTGAGTCCTTTATGTTGATGGCCAACGAAACAGTTGCCGAGCATTTTAGTAAGCTGGATTTGCCTTTTATCTATCGAATTCACGAGGAGCCAAAGGCTGAAAAAGTTCAGAAGTTTATTGATTATGCTTCGAGTTTTGGCTTGCGCATTTATGGAACTGCCAGTGAGATTAGCCAAGAGGCCCTTCAAGACATCATGCGTACTGTTGAGGGAGAACCTTATGCGGATGTATTGTCCATGATGCTTCTTCGCTCTATGCAGCAGGCTCGCTATTCGGAGCACAATCACGGCCACTATGGATTAGCGGCTGACTATTACACTCACTTTACTAGTCCGATTCGTCGTTATCCAGACCTTCTTGTTCACCGTATGATTCGTGATTACGGCCGTTCTAAGGAAATAGCAGAGCATTTTGAACAAGTGATTCCAGAGATTGCGACCCAGTCTTCCAACCGTGAACGTCGTGCCATTGAGGCTGAGCGTGAAGTCGAAGCCATGAAAAAGGCTGAGTATATGGAAGAATATGTAGGTCAAGAGTACGATGCTGTTGTATCAAGTATTGTCAAATTCGGTCTCTTTGTTGAATTGCCAAACACGGTGGAAGGTTTGATTCACATTACCAATCTACCTGAATTTTATCATTTCAACGAACGTGATTTGACTCTGCGTGGAGAAAAATCAGGAACCACCTTCCGTGTAGGACAACAGATTCGTATCCGAGTTGAAAGAGCCGACAAGATGACGGGTGAAATCGACTTCTCTTATATCCCAAGTGAGTTTGATGTGATTGAAAAAGGCTTAAAACAGTCTAATCGCAGCGACAGAGGGCGTGGTTCAAGTCGTCGTTCAGATAAGAAGGAAGATAAGAGAAAATCGGGACGCTCAAATGATAAGCGCAAGCATTCACAAAAAGATAAGAAGAAAAAAGGAAAGAAACCTTTTTATAAGGAAGTAGCTAAGAAAGGAGCCAAGCATGGCAAAGGGCGAGGGAAAGGTCGTCGCACAAAATAA
- the smpB gene encoding SsrA-binding protein SmpB yields the protein MAKGEGKVVAQNKKARHDYTIVDTLEAGMVLTGTEIKSVRAARINLKDGFAQVKNGEVWLSNVHIAPYEEGNIWNQEPERRRKLLLHKKQIQKLEQETKGTGMTLVPLKVYIKDGYAKLLLGLAKGKHDYDKRESIKRREQNRDIARVMKAVNQR from the coding sequence ATGGCAAAGGGCGAGGGAAAGGTCGTCGCACAAAATAAAAAAGCGCGCCACGACTATACAATCGTAGATACGCTAGAGGCAGGGATGGTCCTGACTGGAACTGAAATCAAGAGTGTGCGAGCTGCTCGAATCAATCTCAAGGATGGCTTTGCCCAAGTAAAAAATGGGGAAGTTTGGTTGAGCAATGTTCATATTGCGCCTTACGAAGAGGGCAATATCTGGAATCAAGAACCAGAACGTCGTCGTAAACTCCTGCTCCATAAAAAGCAAATCCAAAAGTTGGAACAAGAGACCAAAGGGACAGGTATGACCCTGGTTCCCCTTAAAGTCTATATCAAAGATGGCTATGCCAAGCTTCTTTTAGGACTTGCCAAAGGGAAGCATGACTATGACAAAAGGGAGTCTATCAAACGTCGTGAGCAGAATCGCGATATTGCGCGCGTGATGAAAGCTGTTAATCAGCGATAA
- the tehB gene encoding SAM-dependent methyltransferase TehB, which yields MEKLVAYKRMPLWTKETMPEAVQQKHNTKVGTWGKITVLKGALKFIELTEDGEVLAEHIFEAGADNPMAQPQAWHRVEAVTDDVEWYLEFYCKPEDYFPKKYNTNPVHSEVLEAMQTVKPGKALDLGCGQGRNSLFLAQNGFDVTAVDQNELALEILQSIVEQEDLDMPVGLYDINSASIGQAYDFIVSTVVLMFLQADRIPAIIKNMQEHTTVGGYNLIVCAMDTEDYPCSVNFPFTFKEGELADYYKDWELIKYNENPGHLHRRDENGNRIQLRFATMLAKKIK from the coding sequence ATGGAAAAACTAGTTGCCTATAAACGTATGCCTTTGTGGACTAAAGAAACCATGCCAGAGGCTGTTCAGCAAAAGCACAATACAAAAGTTGGAACTTGGGGGAAAATTACTGTCTTGAAGGGAGCTCTCAAGTTTATTGAATTGACAGAAGATGGTGAGGTTTTAGCTGAGCACATCTTTGAAGCAGGAGCCGACAATCCCATGGCACAACCACAAGCCTGGCACCGAGTGGAGGCTGTAACAGACGATGTAGAGTGGTACTTGGAATTTTATTGTAAACCTGAGGATTATTTTCCTAAGAAATACAATACCAATCCTGTTCATTCAGAGGTCCTAGAGGCAATGCAGACAGTAAAACCAGGGAAAGCCTTGGATTTGGGCTGTGGTCAAGGCCGTAACTCTCTCTTTCTTGCACAGAATGGTTTTGATGTGACGGCTGTGGATCAAAATGAATTGGCCCTTGAAATCTTGCAAAGCATTGTGGAGCAGGAAGACCTGGATATGCCTGTAGGTCTTTACGATATCAATTCAGCCAGCATTGGACAAGCGTATGATTTCATCGTATCGACGGTGGTGCTGATGTTTCTGCAAGCAGACCGCATTCCTGCAATTATCAAAAATATGCAGGAGCATACCACGGTCGGTGGTTATAATCTTATCGTTTGTGCTATGGACACGGAGGATTATCCTTGCTCTGTGAACTTCCCATTTACCTTTAAAGAAGGGGAATTGGCAGACTATTACAAGGACTGGGAATTGATTAAGTACAATGAAAATCCAGGCCATCTTCACCGTCGCGATGAGAATGGCAATCGCATTCAACTACGCTTTGCGACCATGCTAGCTAAGAAAATCAAGTAA
- a CDS encoding type II toxin-antitoxin system HicA family toxin, giving the protein MPITGKEMVKLALANGWIEVRKRGSHHHFKKEGVPYLVTIPVHGNDDLGKGLERNILKDLGL; this is encoded by the coding sequence ATGCCAATCACAGGTAAGGAAATGGTAAAATTAGCTCTTGCAAATGGATGGATTGAAGTTCGTAAGAGAGGAAGTCATCATCATTTTAAGAAAGAAGGGGTTCCCTATCTTGTCACTATTCCAGTTCACGGTAATGATGACCTAGGAAAAGGTTTAGAGAGAAATATATTAAAAGATTTGGGATTGTAG
- a CDS encoding type II toxin-antitoxin system HicB family antitoxin — protein sequence MLKSYPAIFHKEGTGYWIEFPEFGGGTEGATIELAMKNAREMLESVLASYIDEGLALPTPSDISKLKAPDGFVTLIQVNPLPFVKNNKAIRKNVTVPEWLVRLADREKVNYSEVLTQALENRLQL from the coding sequence ATGCTAAAATCTTATCCTGCTATTTTTCATAAAGAAGGTACTGGATACTGGATTGAATTTCCGGAGTTTGGAGGTGGGACTGAAGGAGCAACGATTGAACTTGCAATGAAAAATGCTCGGGAAATGCTTGAGAGTGTTTTAGCTTCTTATATTGATGAAGGACTGGCTCTGCCTACTCCTAGTGATATTTCTAAGTTGAAAGCTCCTGATGGATTTGTGACTTTGATTCAGGTCAATCCCTTGCCTTTCGTAAAGAATAATAAGGCGATTCGAAAAAATGTTACGGTTCCAGAGTGGCTAGTCAGACTTGCAGATCGTGAGAAAGTGAACTATTCTGAAGTGTTGACACAAGCTCTTGAAAATCGCTTGCAACTCTAA
- a CDS encoding competence protein CoiA, protein MFVAKNARGQLVNVLEDKLEKQAYTCPACGGQLRLRQGPSVRPHFAHKSLKDCDFSSENESPEHLANKEFLYHWLKKETEVQLEYPLPELKQIADLFVNGNLALEVQCSPLPQKLLKERSEGYRSQGYQVLWLLGEKLWLKERLTRLQQGFLYFSQNMGFYVWELDKEKQLLRLKYLIHQDLRGRLYYQIKEFPYGQASLLEILRFPYKKQKISHFAVSEDKDICRYIQQQLYYQNPFWMKEQAEAYQKGENLLTYGLKEWYPQIRPLVGEFFQIKQDLTSYYQYFQIYYQENPQNDWQKLYPPAFYQQYFLKNMVE, encoded by the coding sequence ATGTTTGTTGCGAAAAATGCTAGGGGACAGCTGGTAAATGTGTTAGAGGATAAGCTTGAGAAGCAAGCATACACTTGCCCAGCTTGTGGAGGTCAGCTCCGTTTGCGTCAAGGACCAAGTGTCCGGCCCCATTTTGCCCATAAATCTTTAAAAGACTGTGATTTTTCCTCTGAAAATGAAAGTCCAGAACACCTGGCAAATAAGGAATTCCTTTATCACTGGTTGAAAAAAGAGACAGAGGTTCAATTAGAATACCCGCTTCCAGAACTTAAACAGATTGCAGATCTATTTGTAAATGGCAATCTAGCTTTAGAAGTTCAGTGTAGTCCCTTGCCACAAAAACTTCTTAAAGAGCGTAGCGAGGGCTATCGTAGTCAGGGTTACCAAGTACTGTGGTTACTGGGAGAAAAACTTTGGCTCAAGGAGCGTTTGACTCGTCTGCAACAAGGTTTTCTCTATTTTAGTCAAAACATGGGATTTTATGTTTGGGAATTGGACAAGGAAAAACAGCTTTTAAGACTCAAATACCTGATTCACCAAGATCTCCGAGGCAGACTCTATTATCAAATCAAGGAATTTCCCTATGGTCAAGCTAGTTTATTGGAAATATTGCGTTTCCCTTATAAGAAACAAAAAATATCTCATTTTGCAGTTTCTGAGGATAAGGACATCTGTCGCTATATTCAGCAACAACTGTACTATCAAAATCCCTTTTGGATGAAAGAACAAGCAGAAGCATATCAAAAGGGAGAAAATCTCCTGACTTATGGGCTAAAAGAATGGTATCCACAAATTCGACCACTAGTAGGTGAGTTTTTTCAGATTAAGCAAGACTTGACTAGCTATTATCAGTATTTTCAAATCTATTACCAAGAAAATCCTCAAAATGATTGGCAAAAGCTTTATCCACCAGCCTTTTATCAGCAATATTTCTTGAAAAATATGGTAGAATAG
- the pepF gene encoding oligoendopeptidase F, which yields MVLQRNEINEKDTWDLSTIYPTDQAWEEALKDLTEQLEKVAQYEGHLLDSADNLLEITEFSLEMERQMEKLYVYAHMKNDQDTREAKYQEYYAKAMTLYSQLDQAFSFYEPEFMEISEKQYADFLEAQPKLQVYQHYFDKLLQGKDHVLSQREEELLAGAGEIFGSASETFAILDNADIVFPYVLDDDGKEVQLSHGTYTRLMESKNREVRRGAYQALYATYEQFQHTYAKTLQTNVKVQNYRAKVRNYKSARHAALAANFVPESVYDNLVAAVRKHLPLLHRYLELRSKILGISDLKMYDVYTPLSSVEYSFTYQEALKKAEDALAVLGEDYLSRVKRAFSERWIDVYENQGKRSGAYSGGSYDTNAFMLLNWQDNLDNLFTLVHETGHSMHSSYTRETQPYVYGDYSIFLAEIASTTNENILTEKLLEEVEDDATRFAILNNFLDGFRGTVFRQTQFAEFEHAIHQADQNGEVLTSDFLNKLYADLNQEYYGLSKEDNPEIQYEWARIPHFYYNYYVYQYSTGFAAASALAEKIVHGSQEDRDRYIDYLKAGKSDYPLNVMRKAGVDMEKEDYLNDAFAVFERRLNEFEALVEKLGLA from the coding sequence ATGGTATTACAAAGAAATGAAATAAATGAAAAAGATACATGGGACCTATCAACAATCTACCCAACTGACCAGGCTTGGGAAGAAGCCTTAAAAGATTTAACAGAACAATTGGAGAAAGTAGCCCAGTATGAAGGCCATCTCTTGGATAGTGCGGATAACCTACTAGAAATCACTGAATTTTCTCTTGAAATGGAACGCCAAATGGAGAAGCTTTACGTTTATGCTCATATGAAAAATGACCAGGACACACGTGAAGCCAAGTACCAAGAGTACTATGCCAAAGCAATGACTCTCTACAGTCAGCTAGATCAAGCTTTTTCATTCTATGAGCCTGAATTTATGGAAATCAGTGAAAAGCAATATGCTGACTTTTTAGAGGCTCAACCAAAATTGCAGGTTTATCAACACTATTTTGATAAGCTTTTACAAGGCAAGGATCACGTTCTTTCACAACGTGAAGAAGAATTATTGGCTGGAGCTGGAGAAATCTTTGGTTCAGCAAGTGAAACCTTCGCTATCTTGGACAATGCGGATATTGTGTTCCCTTATGTCCTCGACGATGATGGTAAGGAAGTGCAGCTCTCTCATGGGACTTACACACGTCTGATGGAGTCTAAAAATCGTGAGGTGCGTCGTGGTGCTTATCAAGCTCTTTATGCAACTTATGAGCAATTCCAACATACTTATGCTAAAACCTTGCAAACAAATGTTAAAGTTCAAAACTATCGTGCAAAAGTTCGCAACTACAAGAGTGCTCGTCATGCAGCCCTTGCAGCAAATTTTGTTCCAGAAAGTGTTTATGACAATTTGGTAGCAGCAGTTCGCAAGCATTTGCCCCTCTTGCATCGTTACCTTGAGCTACGTTCAAAGATTTTGGGGATTTCAGACCTCAAAATGTACGATGTCTACACACCGCTTTCGTCTGTCGAATACAGTTTTACTTACCAAGAAGCTTTGAAAAAGGCAGAAGATGCTTTGGCAGTCTTGGGTGAGGATTACTTGAGCCGTGTCAAACGTGCCTTCAGTGAGCGTTGGATTGATGTTTACGAAAATCAAGGCAAGCGTTCAGGAGCTTACTCTGGTGGTTCTTACGATACAAATGCCTTTATGCTTCTTAACTGGCAGGACAATCTAGACAATCTCTTTACTCTTGTTCATGAAACAGGTCACAGCATGCATTCCAGCTATACTCGCGAAACGCAGCCTTATGTTTACGGGGATTACTCTATCTTCTTGGCTGAGATTGCATCGACTACCAATGAAAATATCTTGACGGAGAAATTATTGGAAGAAGTGGAAGATGATGCAACGCGCTTTGCTATTCTCAATAACTTTCTAGATGGTTTCCGTGGAACAGTTTTCCGTCAAACTCAATTTGCTGAGTTTGAGCACGCAATCCACCAAGCAGACCAAAACGGGGAGGTCTTGACAAGCGATTTCTTAAATAAACTCTACGCAGACTTGAACCAAGAGTATTATGGTTTGAGTAAGGAAGACAATCCTGAAATCCAATACGAGTGGGCTCGCATTCCACACTTCTACTATAACTACTATGTATACCAATATTCAACAGGTTTTGCAGCAGCCTCAGCCCTGGCTGAAAAGATTGTTCATGGTAGTCAAGAAGACCGTGACCGTTATATCGACTACCTCAAGGCAGGTAAGTCTGACTATCCACTTAATGTCATGAGAAAAGCTGGTGTTGATATGGAGAAGGAAGACTATCTCAACGATGCCTTTGCAGTCTTCGAACGTCGTTTGAATGAGTTTGAAGCCCTTGTTGAAAAATTGGGATTGGCATAA
- a CDS encoding O-methyltransferase, producing the protein MVESYSKNANHNMRRPVVKEEIVDLMRQRQKQVTGSLKELEDFARKENIPIIPHETVAYFRFLMETMQPKNILEIGTAIGFSALLMAEHAPNAKITTIDRNPEMIGFAKENFAQFDSRKQITLLEGDAVDVLSTLTESYDFVFMDSAKSKYIVFLPEILKHLEVGGVVVLDDIFQGGDVAKDIMEVRRGQRTIYRGLQRLFDATLDNPGLTATLVPLGDGILMLRKNAADVQLLDSE; encoded by the coding sequence ATGGTTGAATCATATAGTAAGAATGCCAATCATAACATGCGTCGTCCTGTTGTCAAGGAAGAAATTGTGGACTTGATGCGTCAGCGTCAAAAGCAAGTAACAGGCTCTTTGAAAGAATTGGAAGACTTTGCTCGCAAGGAAAATATTCCTATCATTCCCCATGAAACGGTTGCTTATTTCCGTTTTCTCATGGAAACTATGCAACCAAAAAACATTCTAGAAATTGGGACGGCTATCGGTTTTTCAGCCCTCTTGATGGCTGAACATGCGCCAAATGCTAAGATTACAACCATTGACCGCAATCCAGAAATGATTGGTTTTGCCAAGGAAAATTTCGCCCAGTTTGACAGTCGCAAGCAAATTACGCTCCTAGAAGGAGATGCGGTAGATGTCTTATCTACCTTGACAGAGTCCTATGATTTCGTCTTTATGGATTCAGCCAAGTCTAAATACATCGTCTTTCTGCCAGAAATCCTCAAACATTTGGAAGTCGGTGGTGTGGTTGTCTTGGATGATATCTTCCAAGGTGGTGATGTTGCCAAGGACATTATGGAGGTTCGTCGTGGCCAGCGAACTATTTATCGAGGCCTTCAAAGATTATTTGATGCAACTTTAGACAATCCAGGACTCACTGCAACATTAGTACCTTTAGGGGACGGCATTCTCATGCTTCGTAAAAATGCAGCAGATGTTCAATTGCTTGACAGCGAATAA
- the prsA gene encoding peptidylprolyl isomerase PrsA encodes MKKKLLAGAITLLSVATLAACSKGSEGADLISMKGDVITEHQFYEQVKINPSAQQVLLNMTIQKVFEKQYGSEVDDKEIDEIISGEEKQYGENYQRVLSQSGMTLETRKAQIRTSKLVEFAVKKAAEAELTDEAYKKAFESYTPDVTAQIIRLDNEDKAKEVLEKAKASGADFAQLAKDNSTDEKTKANGGEITFDSASTELPDQVKKAAFALDVNGISDVITATGTQAYSSQYYIVKLIKKTEKSSNIDDYKEKLKTVILTQKQNDASFVQSIVGKELQAANIKVKDQAFQNIFTQYIGGGDSSSSSSSKE; translated from the coding sequence ATGAAGAAAAAACTATTGGCAGGTGCCATTACACTATTATCAGTAGCAACTTTAGCAGCTTGTTCGAAAGGTTCAGAAGGGGCAGACCTTATCAGCATGAAAGGGGATGTCATCACAGAACATCAATTTTATGAGCAAGTGAAAATCAATCCTTCAGCCCAACAAGTCTTGTTGAACATGACCATCCAAAAAGTATTTGAGAAGCAATATGGCTCAGAGGTAGATGACAAAGAAATCGATGAAATCATTTCTGGAGAAGAAAAACAATATGGTGAGAATTACCAACGTGTCTTATCACAATCAGGTATGACTCTTGAAACACGTAAAGCACAAATTCGTACAAGTAAATTAGTTGAATTTGCAGTTAAAAAGGCTGCAGAAGCTGAATTAACTGATGAAGCGTATAAGAAAGCATTTGAGAGCTATACTCCGGACGTAACTGCTCAAATTATTCGTCTTGATAATGAGGATAAAGCGAAAGAAGTCCTCGAAAAAGCTAAGGCAAGTGGCGCAGATTTCGCTCAATTAGCTAAAGATAACTCAACTGATGAGAAAACCAAAGCGAATGGTGGTGAAATCACTTTTGATTCAGCTTCAACAGAACTACCAGATCAAGTTAAGAAAGCAGCTTTTGCCTTGGATGTTAACGGCATTTCTGATGTCATTACAGCTACTGGTACTCAAGCATACAGCAGTCAATATTACATTGTAAAACTCATTAAGAAAACAGAAAAGTCATCTAATATCGATGACTACAAAGAAAAATTGAAAACTGTTATCTTGACTCAAAAACAAAATGATGCATCATTTGTTCAAAGTATTGTCGGAAAAGAATTGCAAGCAGCCAATATCAAGGTTAAAGATCAAGCCTTCCAAAATATCTTTACCCAATATATCGGTGGTGGAGATTCAAGCTCAAGCAGTTCTTCAAAAGAATAA